In Candidatus Poribacteria bacterium, the genomic stretch AATTTTAAGTCGATCGAGCCTTTGACAGCAGATCAGATTGCCCAATTCAAACGTGATGGATTTTTGGTTCTTGGAGGGGTTCTCGACCCTGAGCTCTGCCGCCAAGCACGTGACGAAATGTGGGATGTGATTCAGGCTCACCTCCCACGCATGAAAAGGGATGACCCTTCTACATGGGGTCCCATCACCGAGGAGGAGAACGCCAAACTACAGCATCGACCCGAGGGCGGGGGTGACCCGTATTTCAGCGGCAATGGACACCGGTACACAGTCCGCAATGGGGCATCAGAATTAATGCTCAACCTAGCTCCCCGTGCTTTGTGGCAGGTAGCTGAACAACTGCTTGGGAAGGAAACAGTGGTGTGGCCCACAGGACTTGACAAATCGGGTTATACGACTGGGCCGTGCTTCATGTGCGATGACGCTGTGGGAGGATTGAATTCCCATGTGGGACACTCAATGGGTTGGTCCCCAGAGGGCACCTTCACAACAGAACCTGAATTAAGATTACCCGAAACTGGACCGGTGTGGCTCAACGGACAGGGAACTCGTGGGCTATATTGCACCCTACCGAACAGTCCTTCTCATGCTCCGGAGTACCGCGGCGCCCACTCCGACGGTGCATGTTACGGTCGATGGCGGCTGCAGATGTCAGCCTACATTTCCGATGTGCCGCCTAACTCCGGCGGATTTACCGTGTGGCCCGGAAGTCACGCACGGATCTGGCCCGAACAGTGGAAGGCTTTCAAGGAGGGCGAGAAGCATACAGACAGGCATTTGGCAGTACGCAAGGCGGGAGGGTATACCGATCCTGTCATCGGGGAGATTAAGGCGGATACCGAACCGTTCGATTGTCACGGTCCCACCGGCACCGTGGTGTTGTGGCATACCAAAATCCTGCACATCGCAGGGCAGAACGCTTCTAATGACGTTATCCGCCAAGCGACTATTTACGGTTTTCAGAAAACACCTGAGTCAGTTCCGGATGCATTCGTGATGGACAATACCGATGGCGATATCTGGCGGGATTGGTCCGATGAAGTACGTGCGTAGTCGTTGATGTCAGCCAGCTATACCGTACTCCTGTAGAAGGAATCGCTTGCTCCCGGCAATTTTTCTCGTTGATAGGTGATGCATATCGGTGGGAAATTCATCTGCCTCCCAAATTTCCCGCCGATATGGCTACTGCGATTCACGCAATTCGTCACGAAGCCCAATCCAGACGCAAACCGCCATTCCCAACAGAACGAAAGCGAACGGGAAGCCGGTTGCGAGCGATGCCGCCTGCAACGACTTCAGACCGCCGCCAAGCAGTAGCGCGATAGCAACCAACCCCTCAAGACTACACCAGAACACGCGTTGAGGAACCGGTGCATCAACCTTGCCGCCGGCCGCGATGATATCAATGATCAGGGAGCCGGAGTCCGACGAGGTAACGAAAAAGATGATTGTAAGCATCATCGCGACGGAGGAAAGCAGCGTTGTCCACGGCAGTTCATCGAACATTTTGAACAGTGCGAGTTCCAGCTTCCAAGCCGCAACGTTCTCTGACACACCGGTATAGCCATCAACCGTGTGCTGATGGAGCGCGGCGCCACCAAATGCACCAAACCACAGCAAACATAACAGCGTCGGCAGAAGGAGCACGAAGATCACGAACTGACGGACTGTCCGTCCCTTTGAAATACGGGCGATGAAAGTCCCGATGAATGGTGCCCAAGCTATCCACCATGCCCAGTAGAACGTTGTCCAGTCGTGGAGGAAGCCGGTATCCTCACGCCCAATCCAGTTGCTGAGTGGCACAATCCTCATGGCATAGTCAGCAAGCCCGGCGAACATAGTGCGGACAATGTAGAGCGTTGGTCCGAGTATGATAACTGCCAACAGCAACAGAAAGGCGACAATTATGTTGAACTGGCTCAGACGCTTGATGCCTACATTAATACCGGTCAGCACCGATGCCATCGCAATACCTGTAATCACCACAATCAACACCACCATGGTGGTACTGTTTGCGGGAATTCCGAACAGGTAGTTGAGACCTGAAGTGACCTGTTGTACCCCTAGTCCAAGCGAGGTTGCGAGCCCAAACATCCCTGCGAATATAGCAAACGTATCAATGATGTGTCCGGGCCAACCCCAGACTCGGTTACCGAATATGGGGTAGAATGCCGAGCGCATGGTGAGGGGAAGTCCCCGGTTATAGGCGAAAAAGCCGAGAGCGAGTCCGACGACGCCATAAACTGCCCAACCTTGTATTCCCCAGTGGAAAACCGTCGCTGCTATGCCTGCGGTAGCGGCCTCCGCCGTTCCAGCGGTAATGCCGAGCGGGGGATTCTGCAAGTAGTACATCGGTTCCGCCACTCCGAAAAATAGAAGACCAATACCAATACCCGCAGCGAAGAGCATCGCAAGCCAGGTTATATTGGAGTACTCGGGTTTCGCATCGGCTCCCCCGAGGCGTATCTTGCCGAGCGGTGAAAACGCTACAATCAGACAAAATAGGGAAACAAGATTGACGGTAATCATGAACAACCAATCAAGGTTTGTGGTAAGCCAGACGCGGACATTTCCAAATAGTTTTGTCGCACCTTCCTGAAACACGAGTGCTCCAACAATAAAGACGACTATGGCAATACTGGAAATCACGAATACTGGAGTCAGGTATATATCTAAACCGAATAACCTCCGGTACTCCCTGTCCTCCGGCAGTTGTGGTTGTTGCCCTTCTTCGCGCATTTCAAATCTCTCCTTCTAGTTAAGACACAAAGGGTCTATCGCTACAAGCGTAGACGTTTAGAAATAGTAACCGAAGTTAACATTAATCCGCCGATTCCACGCGTCATTTCCGTTGGCACCAAAGTCACCGGCGCCTGTATAGATATTGGCGTAGCCCTCTTTGTTTCCGTCAGCATCGACGTTACCGACAAAGAAGTTACCGTTGGAAAGTGCGAAATCACTATAGACATACAAGGCACCAAAGAGTGTCCAGCTAGCACCCAACGTCACTAGGGTACTAGGGTTGAAGTTATCCACCGTTTTGAGGATAGTGCTCGCTTCAACATAAGGTGTAACGCTGTCAATCCATGAGATACCTGATGTATCTATGCCGCCGTAGCGCAGCGATAGCGCGGGTATTAAGCCCTGGGATGCTATGGGCCAGGCGAAGTCGTAAGCCCCCATTGGTATCAGGTCCCCGGTGCCCCAGGGCGTATTCTCGATGATATTATACGCGTAATAAGAGAATTGCGAAAAGAGTGTGAAGCCCGCGAGCGCGTTCTTCATGTGCGCGGAAAGCGCATAGTGGTTCGCGCCATCATCATCCACAGTTATCCTCTTGCCCTCATCATCAGCCTCTGTTCCCTTCAAAAACCCGTATTGAAGCGACACTCCCAGATCTGCGATATTTCCAAGGGCATAGATTGCACGCAGGTTTAATTGATGTTGCTCATCAAACCCGTTTTCAACAGCACCCCATTCAACCGTTCCCGCTGCATCGGCTTTTTCTTTCCACCTGACAATATCATAACTGTATCGCGAACTCGCAAGGCTACTTCCATCCGTCTGGGGTTCGCTCTGAAGATAGTAGCCTACATCAAGGGTCAGTTTGCCAAGGGTGTCACTCCATCTGATTCCCAGATCCATATCGTCGGCGAGCCCGACATAAAAATGCTGATCAAAAAACCAACTACTAGAGACACCATAAGGACCAGGCCCGAACGGAACTCGCACAATACCTGCCTTGAGCGTGCCGAAATCGCCGAGCTTATATCCCAGCCATGCGGTGTGTATCATACTGTAGCCGCTGGTCGCACCGAAATACCTGGGATACCACCGGTATTCAGCCCTACCGATGATGTTCTGATAGTCAATATCGGCATTGAGACGAAATATCTCAAGGTCAACATCTCCATTCGCATCGCCTCGCCCATCACCTTCGTAAGTGCCGTAGACATAGTTCATCCGCATGGCACCCCCAATTTTAATCGGGCTTTTTTTTTCTTCCGCGAGAGCGGTCAATTGTAAGGTGAACAACAGAGCTACGATGCCAAAATTGAGGATTCGTTTGTATCTCCGATTTTTCATACAATGGTCTCCTATTTTTGAAAAGCATCCGAAAAATTGTCCTGCTTTTTCCTAGCTGATGCGAAAACGTCCGTCCCCGGATAAATCCCCGGGCGAACCGTAATCAAAGAACGCTAAAACCTACTCTAAACCTTAAACAGATTAAATTGACTACTCCCAAGCATAAATACTTGGGATTTTTTCAACAGACTAACTCCCGTTAGGGACGCTGTATTCCCGCTTCGGCGAGACGTGCTCTGAAAGCCAGAGTCTTACCGTCTCTCCACGGGTGTTTAGACTCTCCGTGTGTCCCGCGGCGAGCATTTTCATTGATGGGCTTGGTTTTCGCCCTTACGCCTTTATGGGTGTGAGGGACGTTCCGAAAGGCTCGGAACAGTAGAAATCCCTCATCAAGGCGTGCCTATAGTATATCATATCTTACTCAAAAAACTTGTCGGCCCCAAAGCTAAAGCATGGGGCATGTTTAGCTGTCAACAACAAAATAAGGCAAATTATTACCTGTCATGGAAAAGTGCCAATTTAAGCACAACAAGCGTGTCGAATTTATGCAGTTAGGAGAGGTTGGGATAAAAGGTGAGGAGTTGTTCTTGCTGATAGACCAGCTGATTTGAAAGAGTTGAGAAGTGTTGGTAGGTTTCCCTCTGCTTTTGGTGGGAATTCAGGCTCCAATATTGATTGGTAGGGGAGAAGGAGTGTGTTCGTTTTTATCGGTCTGAGTGCTGTTTACTTGGGTATAACTTAATGCTTTTGGGCACAGCCCATAGCAGCACAGTGCCATCAACGGATCCCGACGCGATTTTTGTTCCATCGTACGAGAACGCTACAGCGCGGACCTAGCCGGTATGCCCTGGGAATGTAGCGATGTGTTTTTGTGTTGAAACGTCCCACAATTCAACAAAGTACATCGAATCCACCCCATCATTGGATATTTCGACAGATTGAACCGCTATTGGTAGTCCGGCAATCGGGTTGCCATCAATGTCAACAACACGACCAGATAAGGTGCACGTAGCGTCTTGGGCGATGGTATGTGAGTAGGTAGTAACAGTGTGACAATCACGGCGAGAAATGTTAGGTGAGATCTAAAACGTGAACGATTCATGGTAGGTGTCTCCTTTCAATCGGTTGTTGTGGAAGATTGAAGAATGGGATCTACGCAAGGATTGTCAAACGGTCTTTATTGTACCACATTATCTAGGTTCTGTAGACATTTCAACGGAACCTAGATAAAATCTGACAGGAATCGTTGCCAAACGCAATTCATTTAGTGTATCAGCCAACGCGCAATTTAGATGCCACAGTTATCTCGTATCATTCAGAGCCTATTGTGCAAAAAGCCAAGTTTCCCGAAAACTCCTTCTCTGAGCGACTTTGCACTTGATTTTGATATCAGTTATAATTTCAAAGGGAGGGTTGTGTTCAGGGGGAAGTTGTCGAAGTTGTGCCACACTGTTGTTGCAGAAATGCTACAAATAATGGAGGGAACCATGTCATCCGTCACTGTATCCGCCTGCCTAACGCTACAGGATCGCCCTGCATTGACTCACAAGACGATGATCAAACACGGATATCTCAACCGTCAGATTTATGGAGGGTTGACATCAATTGGTCTCGTATTCACTTTACTTGTCTGGGGTTCGTGCGGCGCGGGTCCGTTTCACCCGGTTAGTGAAATGGAAGAAGCAGAGATAAAGATGACGTTGAAAGATCAGTCATTCCGTCAATTTGATCCTGACGATATAGACGCTAGTCCGAGAAAAGCGGTTGTTCTGAATTTCTTTGATGGGATAAGGCTCTGGGCACAATACGCCGAGGGCGATTACGCGATCAACGAGTGGGAAATTTTCGCAGCAGATTATCGGGTTGAACAGGCGGGGGATGGTTCGGAGATTAAGATCTACTTCAGCGAACCGAGTTCGGAGAGAACACTGCCGAATCGGTGTGAAGATTGTATTGAAACGTCGGAGATCTCTATTTCGATCAGGGATGTTTTCGATGGCGACAAGATATCGTTCAAACTGAATGACCCCGATAAGCGTTTGCCCTCACCGTTTCCCGTATTTATGGTGAATTCTAAAAATAAATAGGCACTTTCGTCCCCCGGTAGGTGCGGTTTCCTAACCGCACCGGTTTGGAGTGTCTCATTAATTCTAAGATCCACTATAAGTCGTGGACAAAATTTAGAGAGGATGAATATTTCAATTAAGGTGTGCAGGTCAGTCTAATAGCGCTATATACCTACCTAGCTGTTGTGCTCCGTGATGAACCATGCTCTGAGGAGGATAGCTTTGATATGCTTCTCAATCCGCCGCATCTGGAGGTGGACTCGGAAGAAAGGGGTATAACAACCAATTGTCCGCTCGAAAGTTGCACTACTTCAAAAGGTACATCGTAGACAGCTTCCAATCGTTGCGGCGTGAAAATGAGCGCGGGGGTTCCAACAGCAACAGGGTTTCCTTCACGCAACATAAGCACCCGATCGGCATACATCGACGCCAGATTTAGGTCGTGAATCGCGGCAATGACCGTTCTTCCTGACTGGGCGATTGAACTGCACAAACGGAGAATCTGGACCTGATAGCGAGGGTCGAGATGATTCGTCGGTTCGTCCAACAGAAACAGCCTTGGCTCTTGTGCGAGGATACGGGCAAGATCAACGCGAGACGCTTCCCCACCCGACAGCGTTGGATACAGACGTTCAGCGAACATATCGGCTTGCACCTGTTTCATCGCCTCCCACGTAATTGTTAAATCAGTGGGACTCTCTTTTGCGCCGTTGAGGTGTGGATGGCGTCCGAGCAGGACAATCTCGGACGCACGGAATGGGAAGTTGACCTCCCGTTTCTGTTGGAGATAGGCGCGTTTCCGCGCTAATTCTTGTGGTGAGTATTCCCCAATCGATTCGTCGAAAAATCGAATTCGCCCGGTTGTCGGTAAGAGTTCGCCGGAGATGAGGCGTAAAAGTGTTGATTTGCCCGCGCCATTTGGTCCAACGAAAATCCAAAACTGCCCCGCTTCAATTTTCAGGTCAATATTACGGACGAGCCATTTCTGACCGATGCGATATCCAACCCCTTCCAGCTCAACCATACACCACCTCTTTCTTGAATCTCATCAATAGCCAGAGGAAAAACGGTCCTCCAAGCAACGCGGTAACAACGCCAACGGGCAGTTCGGCAGGAACGGCAACCGTTCGGGCAAAAAGATCCGCCCACACAAGCAGAATCGCACCTCCTAACGCCGACCCGGGCAGCAGATACCGATGATCAGCACCGCCCATCAGGCGCAGTAGGTGTGGTACGACGAGTCCCACGAAACCGATGCCCCCTGCTGCCGACACGGCGGCACCGACGGTCAACGCTACCCCAAAGACCGCCCATCGCTTCAGTGATTCAGTCGAAACGCCGAGATGATACGCCTCCGATTCGCCCAAGCTCATGGCATTGAGCGCACGAGCCAAGCGAAACAGCACAACTGCCCCGACGAGTGCCACCGGGAGCGTAACCATAACCGTGCGCCATGTCGCCCCTCCAAAACCACCGAGCAGCCAGAAGGTCAGGCTCCGAAGTTGTTCTTCGTCAGCGAGGAAGGTCATCAAGCCGATGCCCGCGCCCGCGAAACTGTTGAGTGCTATCCCAGCAAGTAGCAGCGTTACGGTGAGAACACGTCCTTGCATTTGGGCGATTTTCCAGACGCCGATTGTTACGAGCACGCCTCCGGTGAATGCTGCGACCGGTACACCCCAGATACCCAAAAACCCGCTCCCTATTAGCACAATCCAGATCGCTGCGCCAAGACCTGCGCCCGCCGTCACGCCGATTAGCCCAGGATCCGCTAGTGGATTGCGGAAAATACCCTGCAATGTCGCTCCGGAGATGGCTAAAACGGATCCCACAATCGCGGATAAGAGGACACGGGGAAATCGGACGTATATGAGCACTTCAAAACCGTCCTTGTGGAAAAGCAATATGCTAGGGATACGCCACGGCAGGATCTGATATGCCCCTACACCCGCTGCGACGCAGATCGAAATTGGGACTAAACTACCGAGTATAAGAAGGATTTTAGCTCGATTTGGCACGTTCTGGCTCCAGTTGACAGCCGTTCGGTGATGTGCTATACTTTCAGCCGAAAGTAAAAGATGATCCTATGGCATAGTAGAGATATGTCGATCATGTTAAGAAATTTTCCTGCCTCACCAATTTGTTGGAGATTCACAGGATCCACCCACCATACAATTAATGCGGGTTTTTAATATCCAATAGATTTGACATTATGGTTGACCTAAAAGACATTCAAGCAACTTGTGATGATATCGTTCGAGAATTTGCACCCCTGAAGATTATTCTCTTCGGTTCCTATGCTGACGGGACGCCTACCGAGGACTCGGATGTTGACCTGCTAGTGGTGATGCCCATTCCGGAATCGCAGACCCGACGCCAAGCGGTGGAGATTCGGCGGCGCATCCCTCGCCGCTTCCGCATGGATGTGATTGTCCGTTCACCGGAAGAGATCGCCTACCGAGTTTCGCATAACGACTGGTTTCTCCGAGAAATTACGCAAGAAGGACACGTGCTTTATGAATCCGTTGACGCTGGAATGGGCCCAAAAAGCTAAAGCGGATTATGTTGCGGCTGATTGGCTTCGGCAGGCACCGACGCCGATATATGATGCGATTTGTTTCCATGCTCAACAATGCATCGAAAAGTATTTAAAGGCTTGGCTTCAAGAAGCCAACACGCCCTTCCCTAGGACTCATGATTTGGAAGAGTTACTGGATTTGATTGTACATACCACACCAGCTTGGAATGCTTGGCGGTCTGACTTTCTAGTGCTTACCACACATGCGGTGGATTTTCGCTATCCCGGAAAGTCGGCAACAGCCAACGATACTCGTCATGCTATGCAAATCTGTAGTAACGTTCGCTAAGCAATTCGCACGAGTCTGGGACTACCAACATGATTGAGTTGAGTGGATTCGGTTCCGACAAGCTACTCTCCCTTTGCAATAAAATGTCCTTCAGACTCATAAATGCCCCGAAATAGATCAAGAGCTGCTCTACCACAACGGGGTCCGAATCCCGACAAGTAC encodes the following:
- a CDS encoding phytanoyl-CoA dioxygenase family protein; this translates as MSTSNFKSIEPLTADQIAQFKRDGFLVLGGVLDPELCRQARDEMWDVIQAHLPRMKRDDPSTWGPITEEENAKLQHRPEGGGDPYFSGNGHRYTVRNGASELMLNLAPRALWQVAEQLLGKETVVWPTGLDKSGYTTGPCFMCDDAVGGLNSHVGHSMGWSPEGTFTTEPELRLPETGPVWLNGQGTRGLYCTLPNSPSHAPEYRGAHSDGACYGRWRLQMSAYISDVPPNSGGFTVWPGSHARIWPEQWKAFKEGEKHTDRHLAVRKAGGYTDPVIGEIKADTEPFDCHGPTGTVVLWHTKILHIAGQNASNDVIRQATIYGFQKTPESVPDAFVMDNTDGDIWRDWSDEVRA
- a CDS encoding BCCT family transporter, encoding MREEGQQPQLPEDREYRRLFGLDIYLTPVFVISSIAIVVFIVGALVFQEGATKLFGNVRVWLTTNLDWLFMITVNLVSLFCLIVAFSPLGKIRLGGADAKPEYSNITWLAMLFAAGIGIGLLFFGVAEPMYYLQNPPLGITAGTAEAATAGIAATVFHWGIQGWAVYGVVGLALGFFAYNRGLPLTMRSAFYPIFGNRVWGWPGHIIDTFAIFAGMFGLATSLGLGVQQVTSGLNYLFGIPANSTTMVVLIVVITGIAMASVLTGINVGIKRLSQFNIIVAFLLLLAVIILGPTLYIVRTMFAGLADYAMRIVPLSNWIGREDTGFLHDWTTFYWAWWIAWAPFIGTFIARISKGRTVRQFVIFVLLLPTLLCLLWFGAFGGAALHQHTVDGYTGVSENVAAWKLELALFKMFDELPWTTLLSSVAMMLTIIFFVTSSDSGSLIIDIIAAGGKVDAPVPQRVFWCSLEGLVAIALLLGGGLKSLQAASLATGFPFAFVLLGMAVCVWIGLRDELRESQ
- a CDS encoding ATP-binding cassette domain-containing protein, whose translation is MVELEGVGYRIGQKWLVRNIDLKIEAGQFWIFVGPNGAGKSTLLRLISGELLPTTGRIRFFDESIGEYSPQELARKRAYLQQKREVNFPFRASEIVLLGRHPHLNGAKESPTDLTITWEAMKQVQADMFAERLYPTLSGGEASRVDLARILAQEPRLFLLDEPTNHLDPRYQVQILRLCSSIAQSGRTVIAAIHDLNLASMYADRVLMLREGNPVAVGTPALIFTPQRLEAVYDVPFEVVQLSSGQLVVIPLSSESTSRCGGLRSISKLSSSEHGSSRSTTAR
- a CDS encoding iron ABC transporter permease codes for the protein MPNRAKILLILGSLVPISICVAAGVGAYQILPWRIPSILLFHKDGFEVLIYVRFPRVLLSAIVGSVLAISGATLQGIFRNPLADPGLIGVTAGAGLGAAIWIVLIGSGFLGIWGVPVAAFTGGVLVTIGVWKIAQMQGRVLTVTLLLAGIALNSFAGAGIGLMTFLADEEQLRSLTFWLLGGFGGATWRTVMVTLPVALVGAVVLFRLARALNAMSLGESEAYHLGVSTESLKRWAVFGVALTVGAAVSAAGGIGFVGLVVPHLLRLMGGADHRYLLPGSALGGAILLVWADLFARTVAVPAELPVGVVTALLGGPFFLWLLMRFKKEVVYG
- a CDS encoding nucleotidyltransferase domain-containing protein: MVDLKDIQATCDDIVREFAPLKIILFGSYADGTPTEDSDVDLLVVMPIPESQTRRQAVEIRRRIPRRFRMDVIVRSPEEIAYRVSHNDWFLREITQEGHVLYESVDAGMGPKS
- a CDS encoding HEPN domain-containing protein, with the translated sequence MNPLTLEWAQKAKADYVAADWLRQAPTPIYDAICFHAQQCIEKYLKAWLQEANTPFPRTHDLEELLDLIVHTTPAWNAWRSDFLVLTTHAVDFRYPGKSATANDTRHAMQICSNVR